Part of the Fodinicola acaciae genome is shown below.
AAGCAGCACCTCGGCATGCCCGGCATGCACGGCACGGTCGCCGCGGTCAGCGCGCTGCAGAAAGCCGACCTGATCGTGGCGCTCGGTACGCGCTTCGACGACCGCGTGACCGGCCAGCTGTCGAGTTTCGCGCCACACGCGACCGTCGTGCACGCCGACATCGACCCGGCGGAGATCTCCAAGAACCGGGTCGCCGACGTGCCGATCGTCGGTGACGCGCGTGAGGTGATCGCCGAGTTGGTGGTCGCGGTGCAGGCGGAGATCGACGCCGGCCATGTCGACCCCGACCGGCTGACCGACTGGTGGAAGCTGCTGGACCGTACGCGCAGGACCTACCCGCTGGGCTGGGAGGACCCGGCCGACGGCGCGCTGGCGCCGCAGCGGGTCATCAAGCGGATCGGCGAGATCGCCGGACCGGACGCGCTCTACGTCGCCGGCGTCGGTCAGCACCAGATGTGGGCCTCGCAGTTCATCTCGTACGAGAAGCCCAACACCTGGCTCAACTCCGGCGGCCTCGGCACGATGGGTTACGCGGTGCCGGCGGCGATGGGCGCCAAGGTCGGCCGGCCGGAGGCGACGGTGTGGGCCATCGACGGCGACGGCTGTTTCCAGATGACCAACCAGGAGCTGGCCACCTGCGCGCTGGAGGGCATCCCGATCAAGGTCGCGGTGATCAACAACGGCAACCTGGGCATGGTGCGGCAGTGGCAGACGCTGTTCTATGACCAGCGTTATTCCAACACCGACCTGAAAACGCACAAACACCGCGTGCCCGACTTCGTACGGCTGGCGGACGCACTCGGCTGCGTCGGCCTGCGCTGCGAGTCGGCCGACGACGTGGACTCGACCATCGAGAAGGCGATGGCGATCAACGACCAGCCGGTCGTGGTCGACTTCCTGGTCGGGCAGGACGCGATGGTGTGGCCGATGGTGCCGGCCGGTACGAGCAATGACGAGATCCTCGCCGCACGCGACCAGCGTCCGGTGTGGGGCCCGGACGACGTGTGAGGACACTGGACCTATGAGCAGGCACACACTTTCGGTCCTGGTGGAGAACAAGCCAGGTGTCCTGGCCCGGGTTTCCGGCCTGTTCTCCCGCCGGGGCTTCAACATCGACTCGCTCGCGGTCGGTCCCACCGAGCATCCGGAGATCTCCCGGATGACGATCGTGGTGACCGTCGAGGAGTTTCCGCTGGAGCAGGTCACCAAGCAGCTCAACAAGCTTGTTAACGTCATAAAGATCGTGGAGCTGGATCCGTCCGCCTCGGTGCAGCGCGAGCTGATGCTGATCAAGGTGCGCGCGGAGCCGGCGACCCGGTCCCACGTACTGGAGACCGTGCAGCTGTTCCGCGCCAAGGTCGTCGACGTGTCCACCGACGCGGTGACGATCGAGGCAACGGGTACGCAGGACAAGCTGGACGCGCTGATCCGCGTCCTGGAGCCGTACGGGGTGAAGGAGCTGGTGCAGTCCGGCATGGTCGCGGTCGGCCGTGGCGCTCGGTCGATCACCGGGCCGGTCGTCGCGCTTCGCAGTGTCGAGCGACCCGCGTAGTTCTCGTTGAATTGAAAGGGAAGTAATGCCAGTCACCATGTACTACCAGGACGACGCGGATCTCAGCCTGATCGCTGGGAAAAAGGTCGCCGTTATCGGCTACGGCAGCCAGGGCGAGGCGCACGCGCTGTCGCTGCGCGACTCCGGTGTCGACGTGACCGTCGGCCTCGCCGAGGGCTCCAAGAGCCGCGCCAAGGCCACCGACGCGGGCCTCAAGGTCGCCACGCCGGCCGAGGCGTCCGCGGCCGCGGACGTCATCATGCTGCTCGTACCGGACCACGTCGCCCGGCACGTCTACAAGGAGTCCGTCGAGCCGCACCTGACCGCCGGCAAGGCGCTGTTTTTCGCGCACGGCTTCAACATCCGGTTCGGCTACATCAAGCCTCCGTCCAATGTGGACATCATCATGGTGGCGCCGAAGGGCCCTGGTCACCTGGTGCGCCGTCAGTTCGTCGACGGCAAGGGCGTGCCGGCGCTGGTCGCGGTCGAGCAGGACGCGTCCGGCAACGCGCTCGCCCTGGGCCTGTCGTACGCGAAGGGGATCGGCGGCACCCGCGCCGGTGTCATCGAGACGACCTTCACCGAGGAGACCGAGACCGACCTGTTCGGCGAGCAGACCGTTCTCTGCGGCGGCGTGTCGTCGCTGGTCCAGTCGGGTTTCGAGATCCTGACCGAGGCCGGCTACGCGCCGGAGATCGCCTACTTCGAGTGCCTGCACGAG
Proteins encoded:
- the ilvC gene encoding ketol-acid reductoisomerase, yielding MPVTMYYQDDADLSLIAGKKVAVIGYGSQGEAHALSLRDSGVDVTVGLAEGSKSRAKATDAGLKVATPAEASAAADVIMLLVPDHVARHVYKESVEPHLTAGKALFFAHGFNIRFGYIKPPSNVDIIMVAPKGPGHLVRRQFVDGKGVPALVAVEQDASGNALALGLSYAKGIGGTRAGVIETTFTEETETDLFGEQTVLCGGVSSLVQSGFEILTEAGYAPEIAYFECLHELKLIVDLMYEGGIAKQRWSCSDTAEYGDYISGPRIIDDGVRQRMREVLADIKDGSFAARFIADQDAGAPEFKKLRAQGEAHPIEETGRKLRKLMSWVAADDDYEGTAAR
- the ilvN gene encoding acetolactate synthase small subunit; the protein is MSRHTLSVLVENKPGVLARVSGLFSRRGFNIDSLAVGPTEHPEISRMTIVVTVEEFPLEQVTKQLNKLVNVIKIVELDPSASVQRELMLIKVRAEPATRSHVLETVQLFRAKVVDVSTDAVTIEATGTQDKLDALIRVLEPYGVKELVQSGMVAVGRGARSITGPVVALRSVERPA
- a CDS encoding acetolactate synthase large subunit, whose product is MSSSNLGVRKRKMSSPGQDAITGAQSLVRSLEAVGADVVFGIPGGAILPAYDPLLDSTAVRHVLVRHEQGAGHAAEGYAQATGKVGVCMATSGPGATNLVTPIADAYMDSVPIVAITGQVASGSIGTDAFQEADICGITQPVTKHNFLVQSAEEIPQAIAEAFHLANTGRPGPVLVDLPKDILQARTTFHWPPHIDLPGYRPTLHPHAKQVREAARLLTTAKKPVLYIGGGVLKARASTEFRVLAELTGVPVVTTLMARGAFPDSHKQHLGMPGMHGTVAAVSALQKADLIVALGTRFDDRVTGQLSSFAPHATVVHADIDPAEISKNRVADVPIVGDAREVIAELVVAVQAEIDAGHVDPDRLTDWWKLLDRTRRTYPLGWEDPADGALAPQRVIKRIGEIAGPDALYVAGVGQHQMWASQFISYEKPNTWLNSGGLGTMGYAVPAAMGAKVGRPEATVWAIDGDGCFQMTNQELATCALEGIPIKVAVINNGNLGMVRQWQTLFYDQRYSNTDLKTHKHRVPDFVRLADALGCVGLRCESADDVDSTIEKAMAINDQPVVVDFLVGQDAMVWPMVPAGTSNDEILAARDQRPVWGPDDV